A DNA window from Camelina sativa cultivar DH55 chromosome 13, Cs, whole genome shotgun sequence contains the following coding sequences:
- the LOC104734894 gene encoding DEAD-box ATP-dependent RNA helicase 25, with amino-acid sequence MNSDGPKSGKKRRELRAKHLKKLTSDREDESVKLVKDKNNNRGPKRGREAQSDDVDEPLIKKAAASTKPVEVAQIAKTSDSYLSKTRFDQFPLSPLSLKAIADAGFKTMTVVQEATLPLILKGKDVLAKAKTGTGKTVAFLLPSIEAVIKSPPASRDNRHPPIIVLVVCPTRELACQAAAEANILLKYHPSIGVQVVIGGTKLPTEQRRMQKSPCQILVATPGRLKDHIDNTSGFATRLMGVKVLVLDEADHLLDMGFRRDIERIIAAVPKQRQTFLFSATVPEEVRQICHVALKPDHEFVNCVQEGAGETHQKVTQMYMIASLDRHFSLLYGLLKEHITENVGYKIIIFCTTAMVTRLMADLLGKLCLNVREIHSRKPQSYRTRVSDEFRKSKSIILVTSDVSARGVDYPDVSLVVQMGLPSDREQYIHRLGRTGRKGKEGEGILLLAPWEEYFLSSVKDLPITKTSLPPIDHEAVKKVQKGLSQVEMTNKEAAYQAWLGYYKSQKKIASDTTRLVELANEFSRSMGLSTPPAIPINVLGKMGLKNVPGIRVAPGFDKKKTNRNFRSR; translated from the exons ATGAATTCCGATGGACCCAAATCCGGTAAGAAGAGACGGGAGCTTCGCGCTAAACATTTGAAAAAGCTCACGAGTGACCGGGAAGATGAGTCGGTAAAACTAGTCAAGgacaagaacaacaatagagGTCCAAAGAGGGGAAGAGAAGCCCAatctgatgatgttgatgagcCTCTTATCAAGAAAGCAGCAGCTTCTACTAAGCCTGTGGAGGTGGCTCAAATTGCTAAAACTTCAGATTCTTATTTGTCTAAGACAAG ATTTGATCAGTTCCCTCTGTCACCATTATCACTAAAAGCAATTGCGGATGCTGGATTTAAGACAATGACTGTTGTACAGGAGGCTACTCTTCCTCTCATTCTCAAAG GTAAAGATGTCCTAGCCAAGGCCAAAACAGGCACTGGGAAAACTGTTGCATTTTTG CTTCCATCAATCGAAGCTGTTATCAAATCTCCTCCTGCAAGCCGGGATAATAGGCATCCCCCAATTATTGTGCTTGTGGTATGCCCTACTCGGGAACTTGCTTGTCAAGCTGCTGCAGAAGCAAACATCTTGCTGAAGTATCACCCATCTATTGGTGTTCAAGTTGTGATTGGAGGCACAAAGCTTCCTACAGAGCAAAGACGTATGCAAAAGAGTCCATGCCAG ATTCTCGTGGCTACACCCGGAAGGCTCAAAGACCACATCGACAACACGTCCGGATTTGCAACAAGGTTGATGGGTGTGAAAGTCCTTGTGCTTGATGAAGCTGATCATCTCTTGGACATGGGTTTCCGAAGGGATATTGAGAGGATAATAGCTGCTGTTCCGAAGCAGAGACagacatttttattttccgCCACAGTACCTGAAGAG GTCCGTCAAATATGCCATGTTGCTCTGAAACCGGATCATGAGTTCGTCAACTGTGTTCAAGAGGGGGCAGGGGAGACGCATCAAAAG GTCACACAAATGTACATGATTGCATCATTGGATAGACATTTCTCGCTTCTATATGGTCTTCTGAAAGAACACATCACAGAAAATGTGGGCTATAAG ATTATCATTTTCTGTACAACTGCTATGGTCACAAGATTGATGGCTGATCTGCTTGGTAAGCTATGCCTGAACGTCAGAGAGATCCATTCTAGAAAACCGCAGAGTTACAGAACCAGAGTTTCTGATGAGTTCCGCAAGTCCAAGAGTATTATCCTTGTAACATCCGATGTATCTGCTCGTGGTGTTGATTACCCTGATGTGTCACTAGTCGTACAG ATGGGATTGCCATCAGACAGAGAACAATATATACATAGACTTGGCAGAACTGGGCGGAAAGGGAAGGAAGGAGAAGGTATACTATTGTTGGCACCGTGGGAAGAGTACTTTTTATCTTCTGTGAAAGACTTGCCCATCACAAAGACTTCTTTACCGCCAATAGACCATGAAGCTGTGAAAAAG GTGCAGAAAGGGCTTAGCCAAGTGGAAATGACGAACAAGGAGGCAGCATATCAGGCGTGGTTGGGTTACTACAAATCACAGAAGAAGATTGCAAGTGACACGACCAGACTGGTGGAGTTAGCTAATGAGTTTAGCCGCAGTATGGGACTTAGCACCCCTCCAGCTATCCCTATAAATGTTCTTGGCAAGATGGGTCTCAAAAACGTTCCTGGTATAAGAGTCGCTCCTGGTTTTgacaagaagaaaacaaatagaaattttcGTTCCCGCTAG
- the LOC104734893 gene encoding DDT domain-containing protein DDB_G0282237-like: MEKIVIRTNPLGKDRDYNRYWWFRSNGRIFVEDSDSKEWGYYTSKEELDALMGTLNRKGERELSLHIQLEKFYDRICSTLQKRTKDIAHNIEMEEAVVRRSTRVRAPLHENPASAFLRYVNKWKED; encoded by the exons ATGGAGAAAATAGTCATACGTACAAACCCCTTAGGTAAAGATCGGGATTACAACAGGTACTGGTGGTTCCGAAGCAATGGTAGGATATTTGTTGAGGATTCTGATTCCAAAGAATGGGGATATTATACCTCCAAGGAAGAG CTCGATGCATTGATGGGTACGCTAAACCGTAAAGGAGAGAGGGAACTGTCGTTACATATACAGCTAGAGAAATTCTATGACAGAATATG CTCTACACTACAAAAGAGGACGAAGGACATTGCTCACAACATAGAAATGGAAGAAGCAGTGGTTAGGAGATCTACCCGTGTCAGAGCTCCACTTCATGAAAATCCAGCTAGTGCCTTCTTGAGATATGTTAACAAGTGGAAAGAGGACTAA